The DNA sequence GTGGTTGCTGCAATCAAAGGACGTGGCAATCAAGTTGGAGATTGATAAGGTTGGTTACAAAGTCAGTCAAAGAAACAGGAAGTGATAGACTTGCCAAAGTGAAgctgggtaaaaaaaaaaattcaaaaaagaagaagaagataaattcAACATTCTGGTGCTTCCCGTGGAGAACTTGGAAAGAAACCTGAGGTATCAAACTTGGGCTTTGTTTTAAAATGCAAAACCAAGAGATAAAGGCGGTCAAACCTTTTCATTCAAATCCACTTCGTTGCAAGACGCCTACACATGCAGattcatttttgagtcaaagaCTATCATGATCAGGTGATCGATcttattcaaattcaaataagaaaagtgatcaaattagaaGCTATGTGATCCAAGCCTCATCCATTAGCTTACGAATAAAAATAAGGCTCTCTCTACCCAACGAAGGGGGAGGAGAAAGACTGGAGAGAAAAGGCTAGAGAGCAGaagcaaaaaaaagagagaggcaAAAGATTTGCAACAAAGGGAAGCAAGGCCAGTAGCGGCGAGTCATTAGAGAGGGAAAGAGCAATTGAGAAACATAGCGAGTTTCAACCAGAGCCCAAACATTGCAGTGGAAGAAGACGAAGCTCCAAATAAATCACAGGTATATGACCCATTGATTAATTGTCACATGAAATCGCTAATCTTTTCTTTTATGGTACAGCCAAAAGAAAGAGGTGTTTCTCCGATGTTCTGCCCTCTTTAGCAATCATGTCTTCTGCCACTTTCGTCCTCATAAAACTCTGCCATCGATCGACGTGTTCCGGGCAAGACAAAAATTGACACCAAGTCTTCATTCTCTGCGCTGGTGTCTTCTGTACTCGCTTTTGATGCCTGTATGCGGTGCGTCTTGCTGCTCTTGCATATAGGTGGCAAAAACGAAGTGAGCTACAAACTCTCTGGCCATCGATCAAAGACTTCTAGGCAAGACAGAAGACGACATCAAGTCTTCATTCACAGCCATGGTGGTGTCTTCCTTACTTTGTTTTTCGATGCCTATATAGCAGTGCGTCCTGCTTATAGGTGGCGAAGCAAAGTGTGAGGCTAGAGGAGGAGCAAAGAGTCTTACTTCTAACTTTTGATGCCTATATGCGGTGCGTCTTGCATATAGGTGGCAAAAGCGAAGTGAGTTGCCGACTTGCTGACAACAAGAGAAGGTTGGTAATTTGTAGACGTCAACAAGATGAAGCTACATCATGGCCCTTCTCCTCTACCATATTAAAGAAAGATGTTGCTTCCTGAAGAGACAAAGTGGATGATCACAGTAAAAAAAATGGAGCAGGTTTTCAACAAACTTTCTCTGAAATGACATTGAGGAGCACATATGAAGCATTGTCAAGCCAAGTTGTTTCAATAGAAGACATGAAGATGGAAGTCTTCTGCTCCCAGACTAGACGAACCACATAAATTAACCAAGATTGAGAagcaaggagaaatcaaattaCGCACATGCATGCaaatgtaaccaaaaaaataaagatgCAGCAACTAATGCAAAATTGAGAAACTAGTCACCAAGATTGTTGGTGCTCACATGCACGTGCCAACCTCCTTGACAAAAAGATGACACCCAAGCAaatgcttttgaagcaaaacgaCAAAATTGCTAGGTGGTGAAGCTATTATCCAACTTCATTGTCACAAGAATAATTAAGGAATGGATCATGTTTTTCCATAAATTAATTTAGCTCGTAGAGTTGCACGGCAGAAAGTCTGAAAGCTTCAAACAAGATGGCATTCCCCGGTATTGGGCCTCCTAAATAAAGATTGGAAACAAGCCTAATTACATCTCCGACTCAATTTTAGAAGCTCTGCATGACGAGTACTTAATTAAATGATCAAAAGCTTCACCAAAAAATGAAAGGAATCACTGGGCCTCCCACAAAAAATGGAAGCAAGCCCATCGATTGAGGCCTACCCCAAATCTGTAAGGCCTAATCACAAAGCTCTGCATAACaaggtgcccaaatcaaatcagcAGACATTCTACCAAATTGGGTGTCTAAAATAAATACATTTGACGGGTTtaaaaaatatacatatatctgTCGGACAAAAAAGTCTgtacaaaaccgaaataccAATTTTTattgaactacaatggtttgatcccttcacagggtatgtaggtagtctagcgacccactagatgtaaccgcaactccaaacataatccctgactccaccagtcaaattcgaccagtcccaaatgaatcactgactACAGTCAAATTCTTCCAACaccagaaaatcaaatcattcccaaatcacaCAAAATTCAAAGGCTCTAAACCTTTCAAATCTCCCgaacacaaatccaaaataaatgggtcatctacccatttaaatctcaaataCCGGAattacatgtggtttgatcccgcaaaaggtatgtaggcaatctagaaccaaatttATCTAGATACAACTGTGTTCTAAACACAAAACTGAATCCCTGGTCCACTTCAACCAAATTCGTCCCAAACACTATTCacattccaaaatcaaagcccTCCAATGAGTCGTTCACTCATTGTAACTCTTGAACAACAAGttgcttgatccctctccaagggtacgtaggcaacccattcaaatatctgggtgcagccgcaaaaacaaacaaacacacatcccatcaattggtttcttcataaatggaatcaaagggtgtttccttATAACAAggaattgtaattaagagacacattctgtcttgaatgggttgaacccaaaataacaaaaactctATTCTTTTAATGAATACAAGTGTAATTATGTTTGGTGACATTTACACTCACCATGTGCAATTTTTACTCAACAATAACGATGAGGTTGTTCAATATATACCTGCTCTTGTAGATCACTATGAAGGAAGGCTGATTTGACATCCAACTAATAAATAGGCCAAGAGTTTTGGGCAGATATCGGAATTACCAGCCGAACAATATCCATTCTTACAACCGGAGCAAATACCTTCTTGTAGTCCACACTAACCTTCTGCTTGTATCCTTTCGCCACTAGTCGCGCCTTCTACTTATCAACTGCTCCCTTCTCATTAAGTTTGGTTTTGTAGACCCATTTAACACCAATTATGCTCTACCCTTTCGGAAGATCCACCAATTCCCaagtatcatttttttttctatggatTAGATTTCTGAGTCCATTGCTTTCTGCCATTTATCATCCTTAACTGCAACTTCAAATCTTATAGGGTCACAATATGCAAACAAGGCAAAGTGAGTAGTGGTTTCATCATCAGAAAATTCACTTCCACTCTCATAGTCAATCATCCAAGCTGGTCTCTTCCTTCGGCGTTGAGCTCTGAAATTTTCTAGTGGACATAATGGTCGTTGTTCATCAGTTGCTTGCAGCTACTGCTCTATCCCATTTTCAGTATCATGTGTCACATTTTCAGTCTCTCCATTATCAAGAGCCATTGGAACTTGCTGCTGCAATGTAACACTCCAATCCCATGaattttcttcataaaaaagAACATCACGGATGATTATGATCTTCTTAGTGATCGGATTATATAGCCTGTACGCCTTGGACTCCTCACTCACCCCGAGGAATACACACTTCATCCCTTTGTCATCaagtttcttccttctttcatCTAGAACATGTGCATATGCTAGATATCCAAAGATTCTAAAATGATCAACTGCTAGTTTCTTCACACTCCAGGCTTCTTGTGGTGTCATATTTTTTACTGCAAGAGTAggacttcaattcaaaacatggATACTCCTATTGACTGCTTTTGGCCAAAAACTCTTTGGAATACTCCTATTTGCCAACATACTTTGCATCATATTCAAaattgtataatttttttttctctcagacactccattttgctaTGGTGAATAAGCTGCTGAAAGTTGTCTGCGAATTTCATGCATAGAATAAAAATTTGCAAACTCATGAGAATTAAATTCTCCACCACGATCTGTACGAAGAATTCTAACTGCCTTTCTAGAGGCTTTCTCAACCAAATCCTTAAAGATTTTAAACATAATGAATGCTTCGGATTTTTCTCGTAAAGTACATTTTGTTGCTATTTGAAGCTGGAGTAATTGGACCACAGATGTCTGAGTGCACCAGTTGCAACACTTCCTTTGTCCTTCATGCATTCTCCTTTGGGAAGGAATCACGATGTTGCTTGCCAACAACACATTCTTCACATACATTAGATTTGAAAACAGTTGAAGGAAGTCTTGTGACCGTCTTTTTTAGGCTGCAAAGTGTTCAACCCATTGAAGCTTAAATGACCATAACGGAAGTGCCACAACCATGTTGGATTTTGCACCTTTGCAGAGAAGCAAGTCTGAATATCATTCCCAATTTGTAGTGGAAACAGTCTGTTTGCTATCATGTTGACTTTGGCAATCAAACGTTTTAACGGATGTTGAATTTGATAGCAACCATTTTGAATGGTGATTATGTACTCCTTCTCTTGCAGCTGTCCCATACTAATAAGGTTACTTTTCAATTCTGGGACATAATAAACACCAGAGATGGTAACAATATGATCTCTAATTTTCGATTTCATATTGACTCTGCCTATAACATAAATTCTTGTGTTGTTCCCAAGCTTCACACTATCTTTAAAGGACTCATCTAAATTAGAAAATAGAGATTTGTTACCGCATATATGATTGCTGCATCTGGAATCTAAGTACCACATATCTGATTCCGGCGCTTCCTTGTCAAGATAGGCCATCAAGAGAGTTTCTTCTTCTGTCCCTGCGAAGTTAGACTCTTCCTCCTTTGCTGAGTTGAACTTTTCAGTGCATTTAAGCTGATAATGGCCTTTCCTGTGACAGCAATAACATACAATGCTAGATTTGTTAGGTCTAAACCCTTGATTGAAAGAGTTTCTCCCTCTACCTCTTCGTTGACCCCAGCCTCTGCCTCTTCCTGAACCTCTCCATGTTGGTGTTGCTTCATGAGTCGTGACCTTCAAGGCTCGCTCCTCTACAACATTGCTGGTCATTCTTTGCTCATGTACTAGCAAAGAGCTCTGTAGTTCATCAATTGACAACTCATCAATGTCATTTGACTCCTCCATAGAACACAGCACATAGTCAAAATTTATAGTTACTGACCGTAGATTTTTTTCAACTACTATAACATCCTTCATCTTGTCACCATGGATGCGCATCTTGTCTGCTATTGCAAgtgttcttgaaaaatacgcATCAACAGACTCTCCAGTCTTCATGTGAAGAGTCTCAAACTCTTTGCGAAGAGCTAGAAGTTGTGCACGTTTCATCTTTGCTGTGCCTTGATCTGTTTAGATGTATACTTTTGAACGATTGTCTCCAAGATGGCACGATCAATTGCCTAGAACAAATAGTTTTTCGCCTTCAGATCTTTTAGCTTTTGTTCCTCCACCTTTTTCTATTGAACATCTCTCAGCACGACTCCGCTTGCTTGCTCAGTAATCTCATTTTCAACAATACACCAATACTCTTTTGATCGCAGGAAATTCTCTATTAACATGCTCCAATGGTCATAGTGACCATCAAAGAGTGGAATGGCTGGTTGCACATAGTTGCTGTCAGATGCCATTAGTTCTTGCTGCTGCAAGTAAGAAGACTGCTGCTTATTTCTACCTAATCAAGCCCAgtgggggctctgataccacaatGTTGAATGAAATGGACTTTGATCAAGATTGAAGTTAGAGAAAGAGAACGactggaattgaaattgaatactATGTTTTATTCATTGACTAACCAGAATATATAGAGAAGTACATTAGCTAACAAACAACTAAAAACAGGGAATATCTAATCCACATCAGTAATAGACTCCTTTACTGATGGGATACCCCTAAAGACTCGATAAACTCACAACTACTTAGTGACTAAATCAACTAAGCTTATTGAATGCAAATAAACAACAGTCACTGCATCAATTCGCTTATCTAGGATTATGCTTGAAGGAGATTTCTTTAAAGTGCATGGTGATACTTTTGATGTCTCTAATCAAGGAAAGAAGCTTTCCATTGGGGGTCACACTTGTTGTTAATACTGTCAATGATTAACTTAGAGTTCCCTTCAACAGGGATTCTGGAACAATTGCATTGAAGAGCTTGGAGGAGACCATTTTTAACAACTCTACATTCTGCAACAGGGACAGAAGCTAGACCAATTATTTAGGTGCCAGCAACAGTGGGGGTGCCAAAGTGGTTTCTGATGACAAACCTAGTTGCTACGAGCTAGCATGTTGTCATTTACTAAGCCATCAAGCTCAGCTTGATGGCATCTTCTGGAGGAAGGAACCATCAAAAACACTATAAGAGAGGGAGAAGTCTTTGACAGTAGTACTTCCAGTGTTGTTTTTTCTCTAATTGTTTCCAATGGTAGCAGCAGAATGGACAATTGATTATATTTGGAAGAGGAGGGATATGCCTAAAGATAACATTACTATTTCTGGCCCAAATCTTCTAGCAAATAATGATATagttttcaataagattttcATCTTTTGAGATATTAAAGCTTAATGCAACTGGAAATCATTAAAATCACAAGGGGTTGAACACAGGGATTCCTACCATCATCCAAACATTAGTGGAAAGAGGACATGAGCAAAAAAGATGGTTTAGATCTTCATAATTTTTGCATTTGTATAACGGGGCATATTGTTGCTTTGCATCCAAGTAGGAGAACTTCCCATTTGAGGCAGGACCCCACACAAACTCATCATTAACTTTATTATAAGAGATTGGAATACTCAAGATCGAATACACAGTATTTTGATCAAGAAACGTATTCAATCTTCAAACATTCCAAGTATCATCCAAAATGTAATTGACTTGCACAAAAGTTAGTGCTCACTTTAAAACCCTATTaatgtagtaagaataagtagggatcttTCTTAGATTATTGATCATTTATTCATGCAAAAATAAAACGTtagataaaataaatcaaagTATATATTTACATATTATTTAAGATTTACACAAGAAAGGGGTTTTTTGGGTTTTATTTCTAAATTAACAACTAATTATATACAAgtgacacatcaaaacacaGAATCAAATATTAATATGAATGGTATGAAAATAGATAGAGTTAACTACTCCTAACATGTTGGTAAGGTTTCAAAGCAACAATCACGAATCAAAACATGTTATAGCAAGGAATTAATCAAGAACAGAGATCAACGTATACAGTcttttttacttcccttaattaaattaactaaatgaacgcaccatagttaaccctattaagcatgcaattactagtggtagctaatcactaacgAGAACACAATCAACGCATTAAGCATatatggaagtttgatcaattcaaaccaagaacacaagctGGAACGCCAGACAAGCATGCAACCCTCATTGTTGATATACCTAAGGAACTATAGGTTTTCTACTTTAATTATTAAGACCTAGAATGCTAGCATATCTTAATATagattcaattacatgctcatcaaTCAAAGTATGTATCctaagatcaattaacacataaacaatgagattgaagcacaaaatcaacaaacatgcATAACCTCATTGAAATCGCAATTAACActttgaaaacctaaaatttaaaacatgcttcatagtatttgaaaactacatatctaaaatcaataCTTCAATCTCACACGAAATcacaaataatattataaaaaaaaacgaaaTCATTGTTTTACAAAGTatcaaaactgaaaacataaagaggtgttcatggttacacttttgaattcttcaaggacgcaagaagcttcaaagaaggtggaatggatgaggatCCCGGCAAGGATGCTTGAACAGAGATGGAGATGCTTCACAGTCTTGAAATTTGAATAATGGAATGATTGTCGAAACTTGAGAGAAGAAGGGGACGTGTTTGTgttttgattctgaattttgtggtgtaTTAAAACATCTCACAAACCTCCCTTTATATAGTGCACGACATGCTAGGGTATCAAGGTCGAAATCTACTTCAATGATGtcattcaaccaatcaaaatattccttgagaagtagagaataATCTTCTTTGTAATCTTCATTGCCAAAATTACTATGCATCTTCCCTCAATTTGGTCTTTATTCAACTTGTATGTAATCAGGAAACctaaatcaatatttattctccttcattttcttttccataaTTCACATGAAGTAGATATTCTTCAAAACTCTCCCAAATTGAAATTTGctgaaatcttcttgaatattc is a window from the Rosa chinensis cultivar Old Blush chromosome 2, RchiOBHm-V2, whole genome shotgun sequence genome containing:
- the LOC112184720 gene encoding uncharacterized protein LOC112184720, which produces MKRAQLLALRKEFETLHMKTGESVDAYFSRTLAIADKMRIHGDKMKDVIVVEKNLRSVTINFDYVLCSMEESNDIDELSIDELQSSLLVHEQRMTSNVVEERALKVTTHEATPTWRGSGRGRGWGQRRGRGRNSFNQGFRPNKSSIVCYCCHRKGHYQLKCTEKFNSAKEEESNFAGTEEETLLMAYLDKEAPESDMWYLDSRCSNHICGNKSLFSNLDESFKDSVKLGNNTRIYVIGRVNMKSKIRDHIVTISGVYYVPELKSNLISMGQLQEKEYIITIQNGCYQIQHPLKRLIAKVNMIANRLFPLQIGNDIQTCFSAKVQNPTWLWHFRYGHLSFNGLNTLQPKKDGHKTSFNCFQI